Part of the Archocentrus centrarchus isolate MPI-CPG fArcCen1 chromosome 4, fArcCen1, whole genome shotgun sequence genome is shown below.
gttcctgagcccatgcactGATTTTCATGATAGAATCAGGACcgtttaaatgcaaaaatattgatttttgacCATTTCCTTTACACGCAGAGATTTCTCCACATTCTTTGAATCTTTTGATATTATCTACTGTAgttgatgagatattcaaaacttttacagttttcagttatctttatcataaaaaaaacagtagatCACAAATGAATGGGAACAAGCAAACTTATCCTTTTAAGTATTTTGGTTATTGCATTTTCATACCTGTACATTGGTTAGATCCACGCCAGCCATTTTCCCCACACGTTAGAGTGAAACTTCCTTCATAACCTCTCCTGCACTTATACTGGACACGATCATTGTATCTGTATTCAGGCTGAATTCCTCCAATAATATCTGCATTATCGTAAGACAGCATCACACATTTaatctctgaaaaagaaaaacacatttattaaacTTCTGCACTGACTGTGATTTAGATAATTTAATCAAGTAAAACATTCAGATACtttcatgttttcattaaaaaaaacaaatacacataactgttctgtattttatttgaatggTGTTCAGCTAAAGGAAAAGACAATGTTCAGTTATGGATTCAACATGCAACTGAAAGCTATAGTAGAAATGTTACTTGAAAACTACATAAAATAGTATCCAATGACTATTTGTACACTCTTGTTGTTGGTTagtacaaaaatacagaaaaagaaaagaataattgTGCCATTTTCTCTCACATATGAACTTTCACACAGACCAGTCTCTAATATTCATATTGCTGGCTCCGACTTTCTTaatgtattaatttatttggtAGCAGATTTTGAGGCTTGTGTTCAGAAGATGTTCAGAAattcaaaaaatattttctttctttccccttttcttgaacatggaaaaaaaattaaagaaatgaatacagaattagaaaaaaacaaggtaaactTCACCTTGACAAAGTGGATTAGGTTCCCACCCATCTCTGGTGCATGTGGCCCAGGTGGCGCCATCTGTACTCCTGTAGCCTGATCTACATCTATACCTGACAGTATCAGccagtttttttggctgccaAGACCAAGAATCACTCCAGTACGACAAATATGTGTCTCTGGGACGGCTGCATGCAACCTCTGGAAAGTTATAAAGACTTGATAATCTTCATGAAACTGAAAGTCATGGGTTATTGAAtcacaacaaagcaaaaacagtgaCCTTAGAATACGTGTCTAAAGCTCTTGTAGTTTTATACCTTGACACACTGGTCTGATAGTCCACTGTCCATCCTCTTTGCAAGTAGTCTCAGCTGAGCGACTGTGACCGTCTGAAATCCAGTATCTGTCCCCACACGTCACTCTTACCTTTTCACCAGGGGAAAACCTATTTCTATAAGCAGGCTCGTATGTGGTTCCTATGACTGGTGGCAACATCAGCTCACATTTTATTGCTGCATTTGTTGGGAAATGAAGCACATTAGTTAGTGTGTTGTACCAAGACAGAGCAGTACCATGACATCCAGATATCCAGCACCAGTTCTCACTAGTCATTAGCATTTAATGTACATATAAACTGGCTGTAAGTCTGTTTATATTTACCTTCACATGCAGGTGTGGGGATCCACGCTGATCTGCCTCCTGAATTTGTGCATCTTGAATCTATTTCTTGAGCACGTTTATATCCTGGATTGCACGTATAACTCAGGACGTCATTTTCATTGTACTCATTAACGTTTCCAGGAACAACACCATCTTCAATCACAGGATTTCTACAGTTTACAGCTGCTAAAGAATAAAGTAACAGTCATGAatacaagtaaaacatttggTTATAAAAGGCAAATAAGCAGTAACCACAGATTAAGCTGATGTGAAAGTAAGATTTTTGATAAAATAGTATGAGATCATTTTCCTGGAAAACAAGCAAAGCAGTTAAATTTTCTGATTAATTAAACTTTCATTCCAATttggtgattttgtttttcttgttttgtttgaagCTGATATTTTTGGACTTCCTGTGATACCTTACCTACATCAGGAAAGTAGATTATGTATAAATGTGTTcttgttttaggttttgtccACCTAGGAATGACTGTGGGCCTAAATTTTACTGTATGCTCCCTGGTAGGTTGCATGAATAGTAACGGGTCCGAGCCGAGTCGTCTAGACTGTGATTGTGCAGGCAAAAATTTCCCCAAACTATCCAGTATCCAAGTGCAACAAGgattttttcagtttgaatacTGATCAGTCCATTTTATATAGAAACTATAATTATTTGAATCAGAATGTTGGTCTAAATATTActacaaggaaaaaaatgctaGACACTGTCAGTTGAGTTACCTTTTGAAAGCAAATATTTGATATAATAAAGTACGCAGCTCTGATTCTGATTTGAGTCCTTAGCAAGTGTCTGTaactgatttttgtttgttgttgtcagGTTTCATGTGAAAGACTAGTCAGCCACTAGTCAGCACCAAAAATTGTGGTTGACCAAACaaattattcttattttattaatgtaaaatgGCAGTTACCACTCTCAAAGATGTTACAACATTAACCAGATCTACAACCAGATGGAAATGGTTACACACTGGCTATGTCAGAGTAAACCTGACTAAAGCGATATGGAACTCTTTGGTGCGCTACCCTTCAAGGAGGGCGGCGCTACTGCTAACACTGTTAATGTTTGCTACACTTAGCAAAATAATTTGATAATGTGTGTGTACAGCATCATGCATATTTGATTACAGAGAATGTGATTAATAGGTTCATATAgaccataaataaatatacattattTGTATGTCAGTGTTTAACCTGGACTGTTAATTTTCTTCAGTTGTCTgaatttttggggggttttagACTAGTGGGttagtcagatttttttctcttgtttagtAAATTAGTTGCCAGGAACATCACTAGTTAGGTGGTGTTTGAGTGGTTGGTTATTATTTAACTGCTGCATGGAGTCCTTTCTAAAAGTACTCTTagtgctttttgtttcattgttgaCCTTCGCAGCTAATAAAATTCACCGAATGGCTCCACGCTCCATCTTTATTGCAAAAATTTTCTCTCTGGCCCATCAGAATGACTTTGCTGGACTTGCAGCTAAATCGAACTATGTTGCTGTAGGTCGCTTCCTCTGCATTCCCCATCACCTTTACATTACTGGGCACATGAATTGATGGATACTGCTTAGCTGGAGTGaaaaacattatgaaaaataGGCGctcaaaatttaaaatatattatctTCTTTCAGCATCAACATATCCTGTAATAATTGAAATGTTAGATAAAGGACCATTGGAATCACCTGAGTACTGGATCTTACCTTGGCTTTTCACAGAAGTCAGAGTATGCATCCACAGAAGCAGGAAACAGCTGCTGGTTATTACATGCATTTTATCTTCTTTAACCTGATTCAccaaacagaactaaacaccaGAGACTCAAAGATTATTATAGGCTAGAGGAGCttttcacaggaaaaaaaaaaaaaagagattgctCAATGATGTACACAAGGCTGACCCTGCCTCCAAACACAATCTCATGgagaaacaacacaaaactaccccccccccccaaaaaaaaaaaatcaaatcaacaaacaagacaaaaaacaaaacaggaagggaCAACATGTCAGAATTTTTAAGGGTATTTATTTGCAATTAAATCATTTTATGCCCCTGTGTGGTTACTGTGTGACAAACCAAAGAACAAATAAACGTTTACGGGAATATTCTTTTACTTTTGCTCTCCTGTGAATCATTTCCAGGAATCAATAAGTCAAACAAAGCATGTATCTTCTGCCCTCAGTTAACTGTTATTTAATTAACCTAGACAGCGAGCTAAACATTAATGGATTCAGCAATGATGAGACTCTGTGACGTTGTCTTCTGTTCTTTACTGAGACCCATTTTTACttgtaaaactgtaacaaagGGAGAATCGAGGATGTACATAAGTGGTTTGtcataaaacaaattcacatcCCTAAACATACTGTCACAAGTCATTACACAAATAAACTACAAAGTAAACATTCATATGCCCTTTAGCCAAAACTAGGGTAGACAGAACTGAAAGACAGTAGCATTAGCTTGTTCTTACTTAAACTGGGAAACTGATCTATAAGCAGAATGATAAAAGAAACTACAATCAAACAGGCAAAATGCTACCTAACATACGATAAACTATTGTGCAGTTCTACACTTACAGATTATGAATCGCCAAGGCTCACAGATGATATGAAGACCCTTTTGTCCTTGAAAGCATGAGCATGACATGGCTGCTTCCCTGACCTGGCTTGCTGCCTATAGCCATTAGCCATTAGATGGCACTATTATTCAGAATCAAaagtcagaaaacacaacaaatgtagCAAGGCTGACCTCTTGTGACATAAAAGAGAATTCAAATGTTGACCAACTgggattaaaacaaataaacaaatcttaCTGCAAGTGTGAGGGACAGAACACTCCCCACCTGACATCAATAAGATGTCACCATTTATCTAGCTTGAGAACACTGCAAAAGGGAACTGTAAAAATCAAGCATTGTCTTTAGACACCAACAAAACAACTTCAGTTATAGGTCGCACATAATGTCTTTGCTCACCCTTACGGAAAATCTTGACCTCTATCTTTCTGACTCGACCATCTTCACTGGGAAAAGTCTTTGTGATTAGACCAAGTGGCCAATTGTTTCTGTTCTCAAGTGTCTCTTTCAGCAGGACTACATCCCCTGTTTGTAGATTTGGTCTCACCACTCTCCACTTGCGACGATCCTGAAGTCCAGTGATATATTCTTTCTGCCACCGCCCCCAGAAGATGTTGGCCAAGTACTGCACACGTCTCCACTGTGCTCTAAACAGGTCACGGCTTTCAAACTGACCAGGCGGTGTGGGTGGTGCACCAATCTTTTGGGTAAGCAGCATGGCAGGAGTGAGAATAACTGGGTTATCTGGGTCTGTAGAAACAGTTGTGAGTGGCCGTGCATTTACTATCGCTGTGACTTCGGCCAGGAATGTCACCAACACCTCATGTGTgagctttgtgtttctttgttctaGCAGCATTGCATCAAGAATCCGACGAGTGACTCCAATCATGCGTTCCCAGGAGCCTGCCATATGCGATGCATGTGGGGGATTAAACTGCCACTTACAGCCACTGTCTTTAAGAAAGCCATcgattttgctgttgttgtagccGTTCCTGTCAATTTGCAGTTCTCGACAGGCGCTCACAAAGTTAGTCCCACAGTCTGATCTGAGCAACTTGGCAGCACCCCTGATTGCGAAAAAACGGCGCAATGCATTGATGAAAGATGATGTGTCCATTGATTCAATGATTTCGATGTGAATGGCGCGTGTGCTCATGCACGTAAAGATCACTGCCCACCTTTTCGCATCTGCTTGACCTCCCCTTGTTTTCCTGGCTGTGATAGGCCATGGGCCAAATACATCAAGGCCCACAGACGTGAATGGTGGATCTATGGAGAACCTGTCTTCTGGCAAATCAGACATGATTTGTTCTTGCTGTTTGCCTCTTAGTCTGCGGCATGTGACACATTTGAATATTGTGCTGCTCACTGCTTTTTTACCTCCTACAATCCAAAACCCTGCGGCTCTGACTGCTCCTTCAGTGAAGTGTCTGCCCTGATGGCTCACCTTCACATGAAAGTGTCGGATTATGAGCTGGGTAAGGTGATGTTTCCCAGGGATGAGCATGGGATGCGTTTCATTAGATGTTAACTGTGCTCTGTTTAGCCTCCCACCGACTCTGAGAACCCCATTTGTGTCAATAAATGGGCTCAATTTGCTGAGTGGACTTGAATTTTTAATGGGCTCACCTCTTTTAAGATGTTTGATGTCCTCTGCATAGAGCTCTCTCTGGACGGTGCGAATGATGGTGGCTTTGGCTTGGTGAAGCTGGTTTTCATCCAGATGTCTACTGCATTTGTGCCACCCTTGACATGTGTTCTCTGGACTGTGTATAAAGGATGCGGCGATGTGCTGAAGTCTGGCAATGGCCCTCAGTAGTAAACTCCAGCTTGAAAACCTTTCAAACCGTGCACTTCCAAGCGTATCTTTTGACAGAGTGGTGGCACATGTTGTTGCCTCTGGACGCAGCTCAGTGTCATTCTCTGGGTCAATGAGACCAAACGGTTGTTTCTGTGTCAGACGTTGGTTGGAGTCAGTGAGAAATGCGGGTCCACTCAGCCATGTGGAGTGAGACAGCTGCTGAGCAGATAATGCGCGTGTGGCATGGTCAGCTGGGTTTAAGTGAGTTGGCACATAATGCCACTGGTGAGCTTGTGTAGAATGCTTAATGCGCTCGACTCTGTTATGGACATAAACATAAAAGTGTCTCttttcattaaagatgtatcCCAGCACTACCTTGGAGTCTGTGAAGAAGCTTACCTGGTCTACTTTGATATCTAGCTCTTCCAGGACTAATTCAGCCACTTCTACTGCCAgcactgctgcacagagctcCAGTCTTGGTATAGTGATGTCTGGTTTTGGAGCAAGTCTTGTCTTGCCAAGAAGAAAGCCCACTTCACTGTGACCTTCAGCATTTGTGAGCTTGAGATAGGCAACAGCACCCACTGCCTTAGTGGAGGCATCACAGAAAACATTTACCTCTTTCCTCTGTGCGGCAGACAGTGGAATCGAGGTGTACATTCTGGGGATTTCAAGCTGTTGCAAGTGTTTTAGAGAGCCTTTCCACCTTTGCCactgttcttgtttttcttttggcagTTCAGTGTCCCAGTCGCACACATCTGATGCAATGTCTCTTAATATAGCTCTGCCTTCAATAATGACAGGCGCAGCAAAGCCGAGGGGGTCATACAAACTGTTAATGACTGACAGTACACCACGTTTGGTGAAAGGCTTTTCACCGCTTGTTACCTGGAATTTGAACAGGTCTGCAGACAGGTCCCAGCCCAAGCCTAAGGTGCGCTGCATGTGTGGTGAGGTCTGTCCCAATTCAAGGTCCTGCATGCTAGTTGCGAGGTCTTCATTTGGGAAGGCGCCGGTGATGGTTGAACTGTTAGATGTTATTTTGTGCAGACGTATGTTAGACTGTGCCAGCATTTTCTGAGTTCTGCACAGCACATCGATGCCTTCATCTGGGGAACAGAATGACTTCAGTCCGTCATCTACATAAAAGTGACGTTCAGTGAATTGCCTCACATCGCTCCCATATTCAGTCTCTCCCTCTACAGCTGTTCTCTTTAGCCCATAGATGGCAACAGATGGTGATGGGCAGTTTCCAAATACATGGACCGTCATTCTGAAATCCTGCACTTCTCCATCCAGATCGTGATCTTTGAACCACAAGAAGCGAAGGTAGTTGCGGTGATCTTCTTTGACTAGAAAATTGTGAAACATTTGCTCCACATCTGCCATCACTGCATATGGGTCAGACCGGAAACGGATCAACACACCCACAAGACTGTTGTTGAGGTCCGGCCCTTTAAGCAGTACATCATTGAGAGACACGTTGTTACACTGAGCACTTGAATCGAACACTATTCTGATTTTGCCTGGCTTTGGAGGGTGGTAAATACCAAAGCTCGGGAGATACCAGCATTCTTGATCTGGTGCAAGAGGAGGGGCAGATTCTGCATGACCCTTCCTGAAGATTTTCTCCATGAACTCAACATAATGCTCTTTCATCGCAGTTTTCTTTGTCAGTGTTTTGCGGAGTGACATCAAGCGATTGAGAGCTTGTTCCTTGTTGTTGGGTAGAAGCCGTCTTGGGAAACGAAATGGGAGTGGAGCCACCCAGTTATTTGCCTCATCTTTGGCAAATTCTTTGTCCATAATGTTCAAGAATAGTGCATCTTCTGCCGAGAACGCAAACTTTTCATCGTCTGGAGTTTGCTGGAAAAGATGTCTGCCTAGTTCATACTGTGCATCTTTAGAGGGGGAGCGTTTGTCTGTGTAATTCTCTTTAATATGGACCACATTTTCACAGGGCGAGAGAAAGCTGTGTCGGCCATTACTGAGAACATTTGTCTTAAAAGAGTTCACAGTGGGTTTATGGGCCCCTGAGAGGCAAACATCTCCTATGATTACCCACCCTAAATCCAGGCACTGAGCATAAGGTGCATCGTGAGGGCCATTTACCTGACTGCGGACCTTGTGAGCTCGAATGATGTCTCTCCCCAGGAGGAGAAGAATGTCCACTGATGGATCTAGTGATGGTATGTGTGATGCTATTGGTCGCAGATGAGGGTGAGCAGCGGCTGCCTCTGGAGTAGGTATCTCACTTCTGTTGTCTGGAATTTGGTCGCATTCGGTGAGTGTTGGCAATGGCATGGACACCTTTTCATTGATGTGCTCAATGATAAAGTCTTTAGCTCTGCGCCCTTTTGTGTCGGATAAGCCAGTACACGTCTTTATAGTGTATGGGAGTGCGCTACCTTGTAcaccaaaaatatcaaaaaaggcAGACCTAGCCAGTGACACATTGCTTTGGTCGTCTAACATTGCATacatccttcttttcttttcagggaATGCTCTGGGATACACATTGACTAAGCAAATCTTTGAGCATGACTTTCCTCGGAAGCCTGGGCCACATATCTCTGTACAACTGGATGAGTTAATTGTGGAGCTTGGTGAGCCAGACTCCCCACCATGACTCTGTGGTGTTGTATCAGAGTCTTTGAGTGACCAGGGGGGTGGTGATCCTCCATGCATGGCTGAAATGTGACCACTGCTATTGCATTCGGAGCAATAAATAATGGCTTTACAGTCCTTTGCTTGGTGACTTGTAGATGAGCAGCATTTGTAACAAATAGAGTGTTCTTTAAGTAGCCTCTTCCTCTCATCTAATGTTTTCAACCTAAAGCCCCTGCATTTGGCAAGTGAATGTTGCTTCTGATGTATGGGACATTGTTTGTCTGGATTGAGAGGGAGTGGTACAGCATCGTTGTCAGTTTTGTTAATGTCAGTTTTACTTACTGCAACAGGAACTCTGAATCGTGCTTGTCTTATTGCTGTCTTTTCAACCTTTGGGGATAGTGTGCTGTGAGCTTGCAAGATGAAGCTTGGATCCGTTTTCATTTCTGCATGGTCATTGACAAACTGGACAAAATAGGAAAAGGGTGGATAGACAGCGTCATTGTCCCTTTTGTATTTTGACCCCTGTCTGACCCATGACTCTTGGAGACTGTAAGGAAGTTTTTCAACTATTGGGTTTACTCCCTTTGAAGTGTCAAGGAAGCTAAGGCCTGTCAAGTAGCCCTCATTTTTCGCATACTGTAACTCAAGAAGGAGATCTGCTAGCTCCTGCAACAGGTAAGTGTCCTTATTGGAAATCCTTGGGAAATTCTCTAGGCGCTTAAACAGAGATGCCTCGATTACCTCTGGAGAGCCATAATTCTTATCAAGCCGTTGCCAGAGACGCAGAAGACCAGCCTCAGGATTGTTCACATGGACTGCCCTGATCCTCATGGCGTGTTGAAGTGACTCCCCACCAAGCCACTTGGTGAGTAAATCGAGCTCTTCGCTTGCTTTGAGGTTGAGACCTTCAGTAGCATTAAAGAACATAGACTTCCAGGACAGATAGGTTTCTGGCTTGTTGTCAAAAACTTTGAAACCTGCTGTGAGCAGATCACGGCGTGCCAGGTAGGCTGCTAAGTCTGAGATTTCAGTTCGTTGGGCCTGTGGTGGTCTGTGCTGGAGGTGTGGCTCGTCTGACCTGATGTGGTTGGATGTCAAATTTGGCTGCCCTCTGGTGGTATCCGTAGAGCACTCACATGGATGTGCAGAGGCTGGCAATGAGCTCAGGTTCCGATTGCGGGTGCTGCTTGAGTCAGCCTGTTGTCCTGTGtcaatgttttctttgtctttaacaTCATGACTGTTGTGAAAGTGGGTGTTAACGTATTCCTGTGTTCGTCCGATGGAAGGAGGTGTAGTAACAGGGATGCCTGGATTCGTGACCTCAGTCGATTGAAGTGcttcttcagctgcagcctcccAGACTTGAGCTGCAGCAAGGGCTGCCTGAGCCTCACCCTCCTGCTTCAGAGCGTTTAGTGTTGCCTCAATGCGTGCCTTTTCGACCTCCATGTCTATTTGGCGTTTGGCGTACTGTGCTCTGGTTCGGGCAGCTTCTGCGTTGGCCCGTGCTTGTGCTGCAGCCTGACTCACATTTGAGCCGCTGGACCGGCGTGAAGCAGACGAATGGCACTCTGACCTGACTTCAAACTGGGAGAGAGGTGGCGTGTCCCTTGTGTGTGACATCCTGCGTTGCTGGATCAAATGTCTCTGGTGTTGCACCTGACGTGTAGATAATCTTTTTACTCTTCTGCCCTCAGTTAACTGTTATTTAATTAACCTAGACAGCGAGCTAAACATTAATGGATTCAGCAATGATGAGACTCTGTGACGTTGTCTTCTGTTCTTTACTGAGACCCATTTTTACttgtaaaactgtaacaaagGGAGAATCGAGGATGTACATAAGTGGTTTGtcataaaacaaattcacatcCCTAAACATActgtaacgttccgttatgtcacccaagcaccaggcagaggtttcgttactaacaccatttaatcaggccggacacacacagaacagctctcgccggatacagccaactctaactcacacaagaaaaaaagagacctccctcccaagagcgaccccccacatctccttccggttcaaccccaaaacaacctaacttaaagagaacaataactgtgacacacatttagcaataacgtccatcatggatcattacactgctcccccaacaaaaagttcctcgtcctcgagggaaaaacacagtctctgaggcGGAGAGGCAGTTGACGTCGCCTCCTTGGCTTCCGAGGGGTGgcatgaactacaggaaactgagggggagaacaaggggatggggagggagccatgtccagctgggagtccagctgagctggagtgtgggggatttgcatgcatccctcagagaaaggggaaggagaacgacccttataaggggccatcctgtctctgtgcaggaccactttcctgcctctaggtggtaactgtactctataaaccacttccccaactcattccaggacactgcagggtccaacccagttgctgtccagtttaggacaccgtcctttttttctcttcgggctgtagacccacaccagctctccagcacggaagtgcctccctttagtagtcaggtcgtagtttctcttttgccgcagtcccgcctttgccagctggtcccgagcataggaatgcgccgactccagtcggtcctgcagcttcctggcatagctttgacccggtggcgcatccggagcatcaggaggtttcccaaaagccagttcagcaggggtccttagttctctccctaacatgagcagggcgggtgtgcactgggtggagtcctggacggccgacctgtaggccattaggatgagtgggaggtgagtgtcccagtcacgctggtgttctgacgtgatgatggctaactgctgggccagtgtcctattaaacctttccaccaggccatcactctgggggtggagtggcgtggtgcgggtcttctgaattccaaggcgttcgcacatggcagcaaacaccctggactcaaagttacggccttggtcactgtgaagaacccctgccgttccaaatctgctgagcattccctccactaatgtgtcagccactgtctccgcctcctggtccggGATGGCGTATGCTTCCGGCCATTTGGTAAAATAGTCCATAGCAGCAACCACATAGCGGTTTCCCCTATCAGTCCGGGGAAATGGCCCCATGATGTCCACAGCCACTCGCTCCATCGGTGCACCTGCCGGTTGCTGTTGAAGTTGAGCACGGGACTGGTCCAGCGGACCTTTGTGGGCGGCACAGGAGTCACAGCTTCGGCAGAAGCCCTCCACATCTCTACGCTGCTGGCCCCAATAGTAACCCTGGCGCAGGCGGCGAAGGGTCTTTGACACGCCAAAGTGGCCAGCGCCTCTACTCCCATGGCAGGCTTCCAGCACCGCTGGCCTTAGCGACTTGGGTACCACAACTTGCCACCTTTCCTCACCTGTAGCAGGATCTTTCCAGCCGCGCTGCAGCACTCCCTTGTCCAACCTTAGAGCATTGAACTTGGCCCACAGCCCTTTGGTGGCGATAGAGAGCCCGGTAACCTCATCCCAGTTAGGTCGCTGCTCGTTCTCAAGCCATCGTAGTACTGGTAGCAGGTCGGTGTCTTGCTCCTGCTGGGCCCTCCATTCTGCCATGTCCACCACTAGGAGTGCCctgcaggagagctgtgcaggattatctgttgctgtgagttccctctccttctcctcccgcttcccacaatagcggcagcctgtcgcggcacatgggcggcgggatagtgcatccgcattggagtggtgtgcccctgctctgtgctccacagtgaaattaaaggcctggagctcctccagccaacgagccacctgcccctctggttctctgaaagacataagccactggagggcggcatgatcagtcctgatgataaaaggcgtgccacataggtagtacttaaagtgtctcactgccatcaccacagccaggagctctcgccgtgtgacacaatagcgtcgctcactcttattcaggacccggctgaagtatgccaccaccttctcaccttcaggtccgacctgcgacagcacggctcccagtcccacactacttgcatctgtgtccaggacaaatggtagtgcggggtcaggtggggcaaggatcggagactccgtcagggatctgcgcagggtgtcgaatgcctgctgacagtcttgggtccagctgaagtcgtgatccttctgcagcaggcgaaagagtggtgcagctatggaggagaagccttttacaaacctcctgtaatatgacgccagtcccaggaagctttttagttgcacctggtctgcgggagtgggccagtccctaatggtctgcactttttcctccaaagtgctgatgccctcccgacccaacttgtgaccaaggaactccacctccctcctcatgaagtgacacttgtccgggtgcagcttaaggcctgcggcccttactctctccattacctgtctcagggtatccatggtggtttcaaaagaggtcccatgcaccaggaggtcgtccaggtagaccagacactgctgtcttgggacaccagccagcacaccgtcca
Proteins encoded:
- the LOC115778750 gene encoding complement factor H-like isoform X2, encoding MHVITSSCFLLLWMHTLTSVKSQAVNCRNPVIEDGVVPGNVNEYNENDVLSYTCNPGYKRAQEIDSRCTNSGGRSAWIPTPACEAIKCELMLPPVIGTTYEPAYRNRFSPGEKVRVTCGDRYWISDGHSRSAETTCKEDGQWTIRPVCQEVACSRPRDTYLSYWSDSWSWQPKKLADTVRYRCRSGYRSTDGATWATCTRDGWEPNPLCQEIKCVMLSYDNADIIGGIQPEYRYNDRVQYKCRRGYEGSFTLTCGENGWRGSNQCTEICTVPEIPPSLLITTDSPGSQVMRGQYLTFTCEDSTLIIKGNATVECLANEQWSNPLPACEAPQGCGRPPPLSDGDTKTTTGNQYQHNDRVEYVCQAYYVMEGGPFKTCTDGEWTGKIRCLQPCTVNTEDMNRHNIRFRYSRDDKLYSEHNEVINFVCARGRHAGALGMRQRCEHGVIQLPTCQ
- the LOC115778750 gene encoding complement factor H-like isoform X1 — encoded protein: MHVITSSCFLLLWMHTLTSVKSQAAVNCRNPVIEDGVVPGNVNEYNENDVLSYTCNPGYKRAQEIDSRCTNSGGRSAWIPTPACEAIKCELMLPPVIGTTYEPAYRNRFSPGEKVRVTCGDRYWISDGHSRSAETTCKEDGQWTIRPVCQEVACSRPRDTYLSYWSDSWSWQPKKLADTVRYRCRSGYRSTDGATWATCTRDGWEPNPLCQEIKCVMLSYDNADIIGGIQPEYRYNDRVQYKCRRGYEGSFTLTCGENGWRGSNQCTEICTVPEIPPSLLITTDSPGSQVMRGQYLTFTCEDSTLIIKGNATVECLANEQWSNPLPACEAPQGCGRPPPLSDGDTKTTTGNQYQHNDRVEYVCQAYYVMEGGPFKTCTDGEWTGKIRCLQPCTVNTEDMNRHNIRFRYSRDDKLYSEHNEVINFVCARGRHAGALGMRQRCEHGVIQLPTCQ